CGTCATACGACAGAATCGCGATGCGCGAAGGCGGTAGAGCCCCCTGCCGTGTCTCGCACCGAAACACTGCCTTCGCTTCCATAAGAAATCTTACGTCAGTCCTTGCGGTCATGGCTTCCATGGCCTCCGGCGTTAGTGGAGCGTCAACGAGAGCGTCGAACATCTCGAAAAGCTCCAACAAGTCTTGCGGTCGAATTGCGTCTTCATCACCATCGAACACCCGCACTCGCAACCCCAACATCGACAAAGCCATTGCGAGCGGTTCATGCTCACCGCGGGTGGTCCAGGCCAACACCGACAACGCCCCCGCCCGTTCGGGTGCCATAGGGCCCGAGCCTGCATCAACAATCCCCGCTCGCGCTAGGTAAGGAAGCACGGAATAGGAATTGTCCGAGCCGCTGTCCTGTCGCTGTAATATCACAGGCGAGGAGAGGGCGAGTGCACCGAGCTCACCAAAGCGATAGTTTAACCACATGTCCACAGGGCCAATAACGGGCATTGCCCGTAGCAGCGCTGCCGCACCCTCACGCGACAAGATGTAGCCGGAGAGAAACCAAAGTCCCCGCACCGGTCGGAAAAGAGCATCGCAGAGGTCAACACGTTCTGCTGTTCCCCCGGCATCTTCATAGGACAGATACAACAAACGCGGACCTCCTTCTGCCCAACAGTGTTGAATGGCGGCACGCCAGCCACAGGAGATTGCTTCCGCTGCACCTGTTGTGAACCAAACGTCGTCCTCGAGCACCAGCACATAATTGTCTGCCCCGCATGCGATGGTCTTCCAAACCTCCACGTGCGACCTCGCTACAGCAATTTCCTGCCGCGTCATTTTTATCGGCTCGTTGATGGGAAAGCACTCCTCAAGCCTTGCATCCGGCTGGACGTATAGTTGGTCACCAATGCGGTATGTCGAGTCGACATCGGCAGTTGCGGCGACGGCGCGGCCGTCGCGAGCATCCACTGCCGCGAATCGTCGAGCTATAGAGGCAAGGGAAACATCGTCGGCCGTGCGGAACCGCCTGAGTTCTCGGACTACACGCCGCCATCTCCGCGGTTGCCGGTCAAGGTTGATGATTAAAATCGAGTTGATCAGTCCTTCGCCCGTACCAAAAGCCGAGATTTTCCCACCCGGAAAAATGCTAGCAATGGCACGTAGCAACCGAAATGCTATCCCACGCAATATGCCCGAGGCGTCCCTAAGATTCATCGAAACTTCCTACTCCAGATAGCCTCAATGGGAGTCCATGTTGCGCCAGTTGCGGGCGTCGTTACGGTAGGAAAGGTCCCAACGTGTTTGCGCAATTGACTCCCAGTCATTTAACAATTCGAAGTCGAGAGGTGCCCCCCTAATCATCAGATCACGTGCGTGCGCGGCTAAAGAAGCGGTGATATTTCCGGGACCAGTCGTCTCTTGGATCTCTGGGAAACGAGCTTTGCCTAAAAGCTTCTCGGTCGAGCGAGACAGCGCTCGCTTCAGTACGGGGTGATGGGCTGGCGCAGCTATTGGATCGTTGTTGACATAAAAGATGCGTTCGTCTGTCGGCAGATCACTTCGCCAGATCTCTGACGCCGGCACCATGCTGCTAGATGGGATGTCGTAGCAAAGCGGCTGGACCTTAAGCGCGCTGTCATGGAAAAGGTCTCTCCAGTTGTCTCCAAGCAGTACGTCATCTGCATCGACATAAAGTCCACCTTCTGCAACCAAGACGCACATCCGCAAATAGTCGCAGCGCATTGCCGGATGGCGACATCGGGCGAATGCCTCTTGCTCCGACTTTCCATACCACTCAGTAATGTACTCGGCAGCGGATACGTCGTTAAACATCCGGAATGCAAAGCCCTCCGCGCTTAGCCTCTTCCAACTGTTAATACAGGCTTGAACGTCTTCCGGCACATCATGCGGATCGTGCCAGTACTGTACGAGTGTCTTCGGAATACTCGAAGCCAGGTTCGATCCGGTAACATTCGAAGTTGCCGAGCGGTTCAGC
The genomic region above belongs to Pseudomonas sp. S35 and contains:
- a CDS encoding family 16 glycosylhydrolase — encoded protein: MNLRDASGILRGIAFRLLRAIASIFPGGKISAFGTGEGLINSILIINLDRQPRRWRRVVRELRRFRTADDVSLASIARRFAAVDARDGRAVAATADVDSTYRIGDQLYVQPDARLEECFPINEPIKMTRQEIAVARSHVEVWKTIACGADNYVLVLEDDVWFTTGAAEAISCGWRAAIQHCWAEGGPRLLYLSYEDAGGTAERVDLCDALFRPVRGLWFLSGYILSREGAAALLRAMPVIGPVDMWLNYRFGELGALALSSPVILQRQDSGSDNSYSVLPYLARAGIVDAGSGPMAPERAGALSVLAWTTRGEHEPLAMALSMLGLRVRVFDGDEDAIRPQDLLELFEMFDALVDAPLTPEAMEAMTARTDVRFLMEAKAVFRCETRQGALPPSRIAILSYDESESGLWEPICSLLRLTEPVQSFPVGTPRSLRMFRVGREDGAHRIAPSHPQQISLLDESPWVLSAKYGWQPKVPSNRPITPVGELLVFSEMTTATSSFSALIETFPGNLVSFSQDALVHDKDGAHLIVSKVANGTRQYRSGAFASKRLFGYGRFEAEIKAASGSGLITGFFLHRDAPRQEIDVELAGDDPRSMLVNVYFNPGDDDAAMNFGYRGSPCRIDLGFDATSDFHVYTVDWRPDRIMWSVDGHVVHERVGWDPTPIPHLPMRLHANLWAPRSEELAGRLDPHLLPATARFKNVSVWA
- a CDS encoding glycosyltransferase — its product is MDSYPLGFEEDDRLRSAFIRNLTLHQLNRSATSNVTGSNLASSIPKTLVQYWHDPHDVPEDVQACINSWKRLSAEGFAFRMFNDVSAAEYITEWYGKSEQEAFARCRHPAMRCDYLRMCVLVAEGGLYVDADDVLLGDNWRDLFHDSALKVQPLCYDIPSSSMVPASEIWRSDLPTDERIFYVNNDPIAAPAHHPVLKRALSRSTEKLLGKARFPEIQETTGPGNITASLAAHARDLMIRGAPLDFELLNDWESIAQTRWDLSYRNDARNWRNMDSH